In Fusobacterium hwasookii, a single window of DNA contains:
- the hsdR gene encoding type I restriction-modification system endonuclease: MYSNFNFLQNDWQGLAKIGEMAEYMLYKDPNTAIMKLRQFGEELINTMLKVENFTYDKNSLAVDRILILKRAGLIPADIDNILTSLRKKGNKAAHGSYGDEQTEDTLLSLAVKLGAWFQEVYGTDYLFQSESVEYKKPENIDYEKEYQKLVERTDDIEKELENIKTVPHLTSREDRKKLISKKKEIEFTEEETRLIIDKQLTEAGWEVDTKVLNYKLNKTLPEKKRNIAIAEWPCIKENGRNGFADYALFLGEKLYGILEAKRLNVDIPTALNVDSRIYAKGVEIFENVKFCDASPFGEYRVPFLFSSNGRGYNKDLPEKSGIWFLDARKESNLPKVLKGFYSPKDLKELLEKDEDIANQKLKEESFEYLESKIGLGLRYYQIDAIRSVEENLIFGKKKVLLTMATGTGKTRTALGLIYRLLKTNKYKRILFVVDRTLLGEQAKETFDDVKLEQLLSLSGIYGVKGLGDKSSDKDERVHIATVQSLIKRILYSSDDEKEKLTVGEYDCIIVDEAHRGYILDRNMKEEERDFFDEKDFESKYKAVIDYFDAVKIALTATPALHTQEIFGEPVYSYTCSQAVIDGYLVDAEPPYEIITKLSEEGIHYEKGAKVKVYDIETQSVKQREVLEDELDFDVEKFNKFVITESFNREVCSALVDYINPEGPEKTLIFTASDEHADMVVRILREEYQKQGIYDMNGDMILKMTGYVKDIDHLVKKFKNESYPTIGVTVDLLTTGVDVPKITNLVFLRKVKSRILYHQMLGRATRKCDEIDKTSYKVFDAVRNYLDMKDFSDMNPVVNNPQIDMAKLLENYNKDASNEGKKYFVGQIVARLQRKKKRIKDLGEDKFEINSKIYRKNEEIKSIDSYIEYIKNINPDEIENEVEFLTFLDSIQSPKKERVISEHRDEIRSVKQIYGKNEKPEDYLENFEKYIRENQDKLDALKLLKENPKLFKRKDLKELKYILDGEGYKETELNSAYGKVENVNITADILSYIKRVLKGSTILDKEEKIQDVEKRIKRLKNWNPVQLKIIEKIISQLRENSYLTEEDFKTGIFKDNFGGYNKINQKLEDKLGDIVFIINEEIILN, from the coding sequence ATGTATTCAAATTTTAATTTTTTACAAAATGATTGGCAAGGTTTAGCTAAAATTGGAGAGATGGCTGAATATATGTTATACAAAGACCCAAATACTGCTATTATGAAGTTAAGACAGTTTGGGGAAGAACTTATAAACACTATGCTTAAAGTTGAAAATTTTACTTATGATAAAAATTCATTGGCAGTGGATAGAATTTTAATTTTAAAAAGAGCTGGTTTAATACCAGCAGACATTGACAATATTTTAACTTCACTTCGTAAAAAAGGAAACAAGGCAGCACATGGAAGTTATGGGGATGAACAAACAGAAGATACTTTATTATCACTGGCTGTAAAGCTTGGGGCTTGGTTTCAAGAAGTATATGGGACAGATTATTTATTCCAATCAGAAAGTGTAGAATATAAAAAACCAGAAAATATTGATTATGAAAAAGAATATCAAAAATTGGTTGAAAGAACTGATGATATAGAAAAAGAATTAGAAAATATTAAGACTGTGCCTCATTTAACAAGTAGAGAAGATAGAAAGAAATTAATTTCTAAAAAGAAAGAAATAGAATTTACAGAAGAAGAAACAAGATTAATTATAGATAAACAATTGACAGAGGCAGGTTGGGAAGTTGATACAAAAGTTTTAAACTATAAATTAAATAAGACTTTGCCAGAAAAAAAGAGAAATATTGCTATTGCTGAATGGCCTTGTATAAAAGAAAATGGAAGAAACGGTTTTGCAGATTATGCACTATTTTTAGGAGAAAAACTTTATGGAATTTTAGAGGCGAAAAGATTAAATGTTGATATTCCAACTGCTTTAAATGTTGATAGCCGTATATATGCAAAAGGTGTAGAGATATTTGAAAATGTCAAATTTTGTGATGCTTCACCTTTTGGAGAATATAGAGTTCCATTTTTATTTTCAAGTAATGGTAGAGGATATAACAAAGATTTACCTGAAAAGTCAGGAATTTGGTTTTTAGATGCAAGAAAAGAGAGTAATTTACCTAAGGTTTTAAAAGGCTTCTATTCTCCAAAGGATTTAAAAGAATTGTTAGAAAAAGATGAGGATATTGCAAACCAAAAGTTGAAAGAAGAAAGTTTTGAATATTTAGAGTCAAAAATTGGATTAGGTTTGAGATACTATCAAATAGATGCTATTAGATCAGTTGAAGAAAATCTTATTTTTGGAAAGAAAAAAGTTTTACTTACTATGGCAACAGGAACTGGTAAAACAAGAACTGCCTTAGGTTTGATATATAGACTTTTAAAAACAAATAAATATAAAAGAATATTATTTGTTGTAGATAGAACTCTTTTAGGAGAGCAGGCAAAAGAAACTTTTGATGATGTAAAATTAGAGCAATTACTTAGCCTAAGTGGAATATATGGAGTAAAGGGCCTAGGTGATAAATCTAGTGATAAAGATGAAAGAGTACATATAGCAACAGTTCAAAGTTTAATAAAAAGAATTCTATATTCAAGTGATGATGAAAAAGAGAAATTAACAGTGGGAGAGTATGACTGTATCATTGTTGATGAAGCTCATAGAGGCTATATTTTAGATAGAAATATGAAAGAAGAAGAAAGAGATTTCTTTGATGAAAAAGATTTTGAAAGTAAATATAAGGCAGTGATAGATTATTTTGATGCAGTAAAAATTGCTTTAACTGCTACTCCTGCATTGCATACACAAGAAATATTTGGAGAGCCTGTATATAGTTACACTTGTTCTCAAGCAGTTATAGATGGTTATTTAGTTGATGCAGAGCCACCTTATGAAATAATAACAAAATTATCAGAAGAAGGTATACATTATGAAAAGGGAGCAAAAGTAAAAGTTTATGATATTGAAACTCAAAGTGTTAAACAAAGAGAAGTTTTAGAAGATGAATTAGATTTTGATGTTGAAAAATTTAATAAATTTGTAATAACAGAAAGTTTTAATAGAGAAGTTTGCTCAGCTTTGGTAGACTATATCAATCCAGAAGGACCCGAAAAGACATTGATATTTACTGCCTCTGATGAACATGCAGATATGGTTGTTCGTATTTTAAGAGAGGAGTATCAAAAGCAAGGTATCTATGACATGAATGGAGATATGATACTTAAAATGACAGGTTATGTTAAGGACATAGACCATTTAGTTAAAAAATTTAAAAATGAATCTTATCCTACAATAGGAGTAACTGTTGATTTGTTGACAACAGGAGTAGATGTACCTAAAATTACTAACCTTGTATTTTTAAGAAAGGTAAAAAGCCGTATACTTTATCATCAAATGCTTGGAAGAGCTACAAGAAAATGTGATGAAATAGATAAAACAAGCTATAAGGTATTTGATGCTGTTAGAAATTACTTGGATATGAAAGATTTTTCTGATATGAATCCAGTTGTAAATAATCCACAAATAGATATGGCAAAGTTATTAGAAAACTATAATAAAGATGCTTCTAATGAAGGTAAAAAATATTTTGTGGGACAGATAGTAGCTAGATTACAAAGAAAAAAGAAAAGAATAAAAGATTTAGGGGAAGATAAATTTGAAATAAATTCTAAAATATATAGGAAAAATGAAGAAATCAAAAGTATTGATAGCTATATAGAATATATTAAAAATATAAATCCTGATGAAATAGAAAATGAAGTAGAATTTTTAACATTTTTAGATAGTATTCAAAGTCCTAAAAAAGAGAGAGTTATATCTGAACATAGAGATGAAATTAGAAGTGTTAAACAGATATATGGTAAGAATGAAAAACCAGAAGATTATTTAGAAAATTTTGAAAAGTATATAAGAGAAAATCAAGATAAGTTAGATGCTTTAAAGTTATTAAAAGAAAATCCAAAACTATTTAAAAGGAAAGATTTAAAAGAATTAAAATATATTTTAGATGGAGAGGGCTATAAAGAAACTGAATTAAATTCTGCTTATGGAAAGGTTGAAAATGTGAATATTACAGCCGATATTCTAAGCTATATAAAAAGAGTTTTGAAAGGTTCAACTATTTTAGATAAGGAAGAAAAAATACAAGATGTTGAAAAGAGAATAAAGAGATTAAAAAATTGGAATCCTGTTCAGCTAAAAATTATAGAAAAAATTATTTCTCAATTGAGAGAAAATAGTTATTTGACAGAAGAAGATTTTAAAACAGGAATATTTAAAGATAATTTTGGAGGATACAATAAAATTAATCAAAAATTAGAAGATAAATTAGGAGATATTGTATTTATTATCAATGAAGAAATAATATTAAATTAA
- the eutJ gene encoding ethanolamine utilization protein EutJ, with protein sequence MNLDKVNKYIKDFEKTITKPKTNFDKSKFYVGVDLGTANIVITILDKDGKPVAGATQRSRVVRDGIVVDFMGAIGIVRKLKEDLEKKLGIEITEGYTAIPPGVEQGSVKAIVNVIESAGIDVLKVVDEPTAASYVLGITDGVVVDLGGGTTGISILEKGKVVFVADEPTGGTHMTLVLAGSYGIDFEAAEDIKTDKKKEKEVFVQITPVLQKMASIVKKYIKDYKVKDVFLVGGACSFDGSEGVFEKELGLNIYKPYMPVYITPLGIALAGMKE encoded by the coding sequence ATGAATTTAGATAAAGTAAATAAATATATTAAAGATTTCGAGAAAACAATCACAAAACCAAAAACGAATTTTGATAAAAGTAAATTTTATGTTGGTGTTGACTTAGGTACTGCTAATATTGTTATAACTATTTTGGATAAAGATGGTAAGCCAGTAGCTGGTGCCACTCAACGTTCAAGAGTTGTAAGAGATGGTATTGTAGTAGATTTTATGGGAGCAATAGGAATCGTAAGAAAATTAAAAGAAGACTTAGAAAAGAAATTAGGAATTGAAATTACAGAAGGTTACACTGCTATTCCTCCTGGAGTAGAGCAAGGAAGTGTGAAAGCAATAGTAAATGTAATTGAATCTGCTGGAATAGATGTTTTAAAAGTTGTAGATGAACCTACTGCTGCTTCTTATGTTTTAGGAATTACTGATGGAGTTGTTGTAGATTTAGGTGGTGGAACAACAGGAATCAGTATTTTAGAAAAGGGAAAAGTTGTTTTTGTTGCAGATGAACCAACAGGTGGAACTCATATGACCTTAGTTTTAGCAGGAAGTTATGGTATAGATTTTGAGGCTGCTGAAGATATTAAAACTGATAAGAAGAAAGAAAAAGAAGTTTTTGTACAAATTACTCCAGTTTTACAAAAAATGGCATCTATTGTAAAGAAATATATAAAAGATTATAAGGTTAAAGATGTATTTTTAGTTGGTGGTGCTTGTAGTTTTGATGGAAGTGAAGGTGTTTTTGAAAAAGAACTAGGTTTAAATATTTATAAACCATATATGCCTGTTTATATCACTCCTCTTGGTATAGCACTTGCTGGTATGAAAGAATAA
- a CDS encoding bifunctional 4-hydroxy-3-methylbut-2-enyl diphosphate reductase/30S ribosomal protein S1, whose amino-acid sequence MEIIRAKHMGFCFGVLEAINVCNSLVEEKGRKYILGMLVHNKQVVEDMQRKGFKLVTEDELLEDMDELKEDDIVVIRAHGTSKTIHQKLKERKVRVFDATCIFVNKIRQEIEIANENGYSILFMGDRNHPEVKGIISFAEDIQIFENFEEAQKIRIDLDKTYLLSTQTTLNKKKFEEIKKYFKENYKNVIIFDKICGATAVRQKAVEDLAIKVEIMIIVGDTKSSNTKKLYEISKKLNDNSYLIENEEQLDLTIFRNKEVVGITAGASTPEETIMKIEKKIRGIYKMSNVNENQNEFLEMLEGFLPNQEKRVEGVIVSMDQNFSYLDVPGERTAVRVRTDELKNYKVGDTVEVLITGLSEEDDDQEYITASRRKIEVEKNWEKIEESFKNRTILDAVVNKKVKGGYLVEALLYSGFLPNSLSEISDNEEKVKGKKIKVIVKDIKEDSKDKRNRKITYSVKDIKMAEQEKEFAGLAVGQAVDCTVTEVLDFGLAVDINALKGFIHISEVSWKRLDKLSDVYKVGDTIKAVVVSLDEAKRNVKLSIKKLEEDPWAAVVNEFKVDDEVEGTVTKVLPYGAFVEIKPGVEGLVHISDFSWTKKKVNVSEYVKEGEKVKVRITDLHPEDRKLKLGIKQLVANPWENAEKDFAVDTVIKGKVVEVKPFGLFVEIADGIDAFVHSSDYSWVGEETPKFEIGNEVELKITELDLNDRKIKGSLKALRKSPWEHAMEEYKVGTTVEKKVKTVADFGLFVELTKGIDGFIPTQFASKEFIKNIRDKFNEGDVVKAQVVEVNKDTQKIKLSIKKIEIEEEKREEREQIEKYSTSSSEE is encoded by the coding sequence ATGGAGATTATTAGGGCAAAACATATGGGTTTTTGCTTTGGAGTTTTAGAAGCCATAAATGTTTGTAACTCTTTGGTTGAAGAAAAAGGAAGAAAATATATTCTAGGTATGCTTGTTCATAATAAGCAAGTTGTAGAAGATATGCAGAGAAAAGGATTTAAACTTGTAACAGAAGATGAATTACTTGAAGATATGGATGAATTAAAGGAAGATGATATAGTAGTTATAAGAGCACATGGGACTTCTAAAACTATTCACCAAAAGTTAAAAGAAAGAAAAGTTAGAGTTTTTGATGCTACTTGCATATTTGTGAATAAAATAAGACAAGAAATAGAAATAGCAAATGAAAATGGATATAGTATCTTATTTATGGGTGACAGAAACCATCCAGAAGTGAAAGGGATTATTTCTTTTGCTGAGGATATTCAGATATTTGAAAATTTTGAAGAAGCCCAGAAAATAAGGATTGATTTAGATAAAACTTACCTGTTATCAACACAGACAACTTTAAACAAGAAAAAATTTGAAGAAATTAAAAAATATTTTAAAGAAAACTATAAAAATGTGATAATTTTTGATAAAATATGTGGTGCAACAGCTGTTAGACAAAAAGCAGTTGAAGATTTAGCAATAAAAGTTGAAATAATGATAATAGTTGGAGATACAAAGAGCTCAAATACAAAAAAATTATACGAAATATCTAAAAAATTAAATGATAATAGTTATCTTATTGAAAATGAGGAACAATTAGATTTAACTATTTTTAGGAATAAAGAGGTAGTAGGTATTACTGCTGGAGCATCAACACCAGAAGAAACAATAATGAAAATAGAAAAAAAAATAAGGGGGATATATAAAATGTCTAATGTAAATGAAAACCAAAATGAATTCTTAGAAATGCTAGAAGGATTTCTACCAAATCAAGAAAAAAGGGTTGAAGGAGTTATAGTATCAATGGATCAAAACTTTTCATACCTTGATGTTCCTGGTGAAAGAACAGCAGTAAGAGTAAGAACAGATGAATTAAAAAATTATAAGGTTGGAGATACTGTTGAAGTTTTAATAACAGGATTATCAGAAGAAGATGATGATCAAGAATATATTACTGCTTCAAGAAGAAAAATTGAAGTAGAAAAGAACTGGGAAAAAATAGAAGAATCATTTAAAAATAGAACTATTTTAGATGCAGTTGTTAATAAAAAAGTAAAAGGTGGATACTTAGTAGAAGCACTACTATATTCTGGTTTCTTACCTAATTCACTTTCAGAAATTTCTGATAATGAAGAAAAAGTAAAAGGTAAAAAGATAAAAGTTATAGTAAAAGATATTAAAGAAGATTCAAAAGATAAAAGAAATAGAAAGATTACTTATTCAGTAAAAGATATTAAAATGGCAGAACAAGAAAAAGAATTTGCTGGTTTAGCAGTTGGTCAAGCTGTTGATTGTACTGTTACAGAAGTTTTAGATTTTGGTTTAGCAGTTGATATCAATGCTTTAAAAGGATTTATCCATATTTCAGAAGTATCTTGGAAAAGACTAGATAAATTATCTGATGTTTATAAAGTAGGAGATACTATTAAAGCTGTTGTTGTTTCATTAGATGAAGCAAAAAGAAATGTAAAATTATCAATTAAAAAGTTAGAAGAAGATCCTTGGGCAGCAGTTGTCAATGAATTCAAAGTAGATGATGAAGTTGAAGGAACTGTTACAAAAGTTTTACCTTATGGTGCTTTTGTTGAAATTAAACCAGGTGTTGAAGGACTTGTACATATTTCAGATTTTAGCTGGACTAAAAAGAAAGTTAATGTTTCTGAATATGTAAAAGAAGGAGAAAAAGTAAAAGTTAGAATAACTGACTTACATCCAGAAGATAGAAAATTGAAATTAGGAATAAAACAATTAGTAGCTAATCCTTGGGAAAACGCTGAGAAAGATTTTGCTGTTGATACAGTAATTAAAGGAAAGGTTGTTGAAGTAAAACCATTTGGATTATTTGTTGAAATAGCAGATGGAATAGATGCTTTTGTTCATAGCTCAGATTATAGTTGGGTTGGAGAAGAAACTCCTAAGTTTGAAATTGGAAATGAAGTTGAATTAAAAATAACTGAACTTGACTTAAATGATAGAAAGATTAAAGGAAGTTTAAAAGCTTTAAGAAAAAGTCCTTGGGAACATGCAATGGAAGAATATAAAGTTGGAACAACTGTTGAAAAGAAAGTAAAAACTGTTGCAGATTTTGGATTATTTGTTGAATTAACAAAAGGAATTGATGGATTTATACCTACTCAATTTGCTTCAAAAGAATTTATTAAAAATATAAGAGATAAATTCAATGAAGGAGATGTTGTTAAGGCACAAGTTGTTGAAGTAAATAAAGATACACAAAAAATAAAATTATCTATTAAGAAAATAGAAATTGAAGAAGAAAAAAGAGAAGAAAGAGAACAAATTGAAAAATACTCTACTTCATCTTCAGAAGAATAA
- a CDS encoding DUF4261 domain-containing protein — translation MEKHSFTGFVLLNEAKFDRNKFLKDLKEDWKITLDLGDDSENKEKDMLVGNIGDIMVAVALMPAPIPNNEAVEKAKINYKWKDAVKVAEEHKAHILVSLLGEPDLVEGAKLYTKIISALTKQENCTGLYVTKTVLNPDMYRDFTEYYVENDMFPVENTIFIGVYKTDNGEINAYTYGMETFGKKEMEVINSLEQPKDIYNLLQAIADYVITSDVILQDGETIGFTAEQKISISQSKGVAVNGTTLKLGY, via the coding sequence ATGGAAAAACATTCATTTACAGGTTTTGTATTATTAAATGAAGCTAAATTTGATAGAAATAAATTTTTAAAAGATTTAAAAGAAGATTGGAAAATTACATTAGATTTAGGTGATGACAGTGAAAATAAAGAAAAAGATATGTTAGTTGGAAATATTGGGGATATAATGGTAGCTGTTGCCTTAATGCCCGCTCCTATTCCAAATAATGAGGCAGTAGAAAAAGCAAAAATAAATTATAAATGGAAAGATGCAGTTAAGGTTGCTGAAGAACATAAGGCTCATATATTAGTTTCTTTATTAGGAGAACCAGATTTAGTGGAAGGAGCAAAATTATATACAAAGATTATATCAGCACTTACAAAACAAGAAAATTGTACAGGACTTTATGTAACAAAAACAGTTTTAAATCCTGATATGTATAGAGATTTTACAGAATATTATGTAGAAAATGATATGTTTCCAGTTGAAAATACAATATTTATTGGAGTATATAAAACTGATAATGGAGAAATAAATGCATATACTTATGGAATGGAAACATTTGGCAAAAAAGAAATGGAAGTTATCAATAGCTTAGAGCAACCAAAAGATATTTATAATTTATTACAGGCAATAGCAGATTATGTTATAACTTCTGATGTAATATTACAAGATGGAGAAACAATAGGTTTTACAGCAGAACAAAAAATTTCTATTTCTCAATCAAAAGGTGTAGCTGTTAATGGAACTACATTAAAATTAGGATATTAA
- a CDS encoding cupin domain-containing protein → MKFRNLIKVMVLCASIGATALATEQTNKVESKALGTELKEYGKIYNKDGVLVVHKQLKKGEKIPPHTHQYKELFFTVVLGKMEVHLNDKETYIVEPKKALNFAGDVTISATALEDSDIFIYLVDENKK, encoded by the coding sequence ATGAAATTTAGAAATCTTATTAAAGTTATGGTTCTATGTGCAAGTATAGGAGCAACTGCCTTAGCTACTGAGCAAACAAATAAGGTAGAAAGCAAAGCTTTAGGTACAGAATTGAAAGAATATGGAAAAATTTATAATAAAGATGGAGTTTTAGTTGTTCATAAACAGCTAAAAAAGGGAGAAAAAATTCCTCCACATACTCATCAATATAAAGAACTTTTCTTTACAGTAGTATTAGGAAAAATGGAAGTTCATTTAAATGATAAAGAAACTTATATAGTAGAGCCTAAAAAAGCTTTAAATTTTGCTGGAGATGTAACTATATCAGCAACAGCATTAGAAGATAGTGATATTTTTATATATTTAGTTGATGAAAATAAAAAATAA
- the eno gene encoding phosphopyruvate hydratase, with product MTGIVEVIGREILDSRGNPTVEVDVILECGAKGRAAVPSGASTGSHEAVELRDEDKSRYLGKGVLKAVNNVNTEIREALLGMDALNQVAIDRTMLELDGTANKGRLGANAILGVSLAVAKAAAEALGQPLYKYLGGVNAKELPLPMMNILNGGAHADSAVDLQEFMIQPVGAKSFQEAMRMGAEIFHHLGKILKANGDSTNVGNEGGYAPSKIQGTEGALALISEAVKAAGYELGKDITFALDAASSEFCKEVNGKYEYHFKREGGVVRTTDEMIKWYEELVNKYPIISIEDGLGEDDWDGWVKLTKAIGNKVQIVGDDLFVTNTERLKKGIELGAGNSILIKLNQIGSLTETLDAIEMAKRAGYTAVVSHRSGETEDATIADVAVATNAGQIKTGSTSRTDRMAKYNQLLRIEEELGSVAQYNGRDVFYNIKK from the coding sequence ATGACAGGTATAGTAGAAGTAATTGGAAGAGAAATTTTAGACTCAAGAGGAAACCCAACAGTAGAAGTAGATGTTATATTAGAATGTGGAGCAAAAGGTAGAGCAGCTGTACCTTCTGGAGCTTCAACAGGAAGCCATGAAGCAGTTGAGCTAAGAGATGAAGATAAATCAAGATATTTAGGAAAAGGAGTTTTAAAAGCTGTAAATAATGTAAATACAGAAATAAGAGAAGCTCTTTTAGGAATGGATGCTTTAAATCAAGTTGCAATAGATAGAACAATGTTAGAATTAGATGGAACTGCTAATAAAGGAAGATTAGGAGCAAATGCTATATTAGGTGTATCACTAGCTGTTGCAAAAGCTGCTGCTGAAGCATTAGGACAACCTCTATATAAATATTTAGGTGGAGTAAATGCAAAAGAATTACCATTACCTATGATGAACATATTAAATGGTGGAGCACATGCTGATTCAGCTGTTGACTTACAAGAATTTATGATACAACCAGTTGGAGCAAAATCTTTCCAAGAAGCTATGAGAATGGGAGCAGAAATTTTCCATCATTTAGGAAAAATTTTAAAAGCTAATGGAGATTCAACAAATGTTGGAAATGAAGGAGGATATGCTCCATCAAAAATCCAAGGAACAGAAGGAGCTTTAGCTTTAATCAGTGAAGCAGTAAAAGCTGCTGGTTATGAATTAGGTAAAGATATTACATTTGCTTTAGATGCTGCATCAAGTGAATTCTGTAAAGAAGTAAATGGAAAATATGAATATCATTTTAAAAGAGAAGGTGGAGTTGTAAGAACTACTGATGAAATGATAAAATGGTATGAAGAATTAGTAAATAAATATCCAATAATTTCAATAGAAGATGGATTAGGTGAAGATGACTGGGATGGTTGGGTAAAACTAACTAAAGCTATTGGAAATAAAGTTCAAATAGTTGGAGATGACTTATTTGTAACTAATACTGAAAGATTGAAAAAAGGAATAGAATTAGGAGCAGGAAACTCTATCCTTATAAAATTAAATCAAATAGGATCATTAACTGAAACTTTAGATGCAATAGAAATGGCAAAAAGAGCTGGATATACTGCAGTTGTATCTCATAGATCAGGAGAAACTGAAGATGCAACAATAGCTGATGTTGCTGTTGCAACTAATGCAGGACAAATTAAAACTGGTTCAACTTCAAGAACTGATAGAATGGCTAAATATAACCAATTATTAAGAATTGAAGAAGAATTAGGTTCTGTTGCTCAATACAATGGAAGAGATGTTTTCTATAACATAAAAAAATAG
- a CDS encoding HPr family phosphocarrier protein: MKSVKVHIKNKKGLHARPSSLFVQLVTKYDSDISVKSEDETVNGKSIMGLMLLAAEEGRELELIADGPDEDAMLEELVDLIEVKKFNEE; this comes from the coding sequence ATGAAATCAGTAAAAGTACATATAAAAAATAAAAAGGGATTGCATGCAAGACCTTCATCACTATTTGTACAATTAGTTACAAAATATGATTCTGACATAAGTGTTAAATCAGAAGATGAAACTGTAAATGGAAAAAGTATTATGGGACTTATGCTTTTAGCAGCTGAAGAGGGTAGAGAATTAGAATTAATAGCAGATGGACCAGATGAAGATGCTATGCTTGAAGAATTAGTTGATTTAATAGAAGTAAAAAAATTCAATGAGGAGTAA
- the pykF gene encoding pyruvate kinase PykF gives MKKTKIVCTIGPVTESVETLKELLNRGMNVMRLNFSHGDYEEHGTRIKNFRQAMSETGIRGGLLLDTKGPEIRTMTLEDGKDVSIKAGQKFTFTTDQSVVGNSERVAVTYENFAKDLKVGDMVLVDDGLIELDVIEIKGNEVICIAKNNGDLGQKKGINLPNVSVNLPALCQKDIEDLKFGCQNNIDFVAASFIRKADDVRQVRKVLKENGGERIQIISKIESQEGLDNFDEILAESDGIMVARGDLGVEIPVEEVPCAQKMMIRKCNRAGKPVITATQMLDSMIKNPRPTRAEANDVANAILDGTDAIMLSGETAKGKYPLAAVDVMNKIAKKVDATIPPFYVEGIINKHDITTAVAEGSADISERLNAKLIVVGTESGRAARDMRRYFPKANILAITNNEKTANQLILSRGVIPYVDASPKTLEEFFVIAEAAAKKLNLVENNDIIIATCGESVFIQGTTNSIKVIQVKA, from the coding sequence TTGAAAAAGACAAAAATAGTTTGTACTATTGGTCCTGTGACTGAATCAGTAGAAACTTTAAAAGAATTATTAAACAGAGGAATGAATGTGATGAGATTAAATTTCTCTCATGGTGATTATGAAGAACATGGAACAAGAATAAAGAATTTTAGACAAGCTATGTCTGAAACTGGAATTAGAGGAGGATTATTACTTGATACTAAAGGTCCAGAAATAAGAACAATGACTCTGGAAGATGGAAAAGATGTTAGTATTAAGGCTGGACAAAAATTTACTTTTACAACAGACCAATCAGTTGTTGGAAACAGTGAAAGAGTAGCAGTAACTTATGAAAATTTTGCAAAAGATTTAAAAGTTGGAGATATGGTTCTTGTTGATGATGGTTTAATTGAACTAGATGTTATAGAAATAAAGGGAAATGAAGTTATCTGTATAGCTAAAAATAATGGAGATTTAGGTCAAAAGAAAGGTATAAATTTACCTAATGTTTCTGTTAATTTACCAGCATTATGTCAAAAAGATATAGAAGATTTAAAATTTGGATGTCAAAATAATATAGATTTTGTAGCAGCATCATTTATAAGAAAAGCTGATGATGTAAGACAAGTTAGAAAAGTTCTTAAAGAAAATGGTGGAGAAAGAATACAAATTATTTCTAAGATAGAAAGCCAAGAAGGACTTGACAATTTTGATGAAATCTTAGCAGAATCTGATGGAATAATGGTAGCAAGAGGGGATTTAGGAGTTGAAATTCCAGTTGAAGAAGTTCCTTGTGCTCAAAAAATGATGATAAGAAAATGTAATAGAGCAGGAAAACCAGTAATTACAGCAACTCAAATGTTAGATTCAATGATTAAGAATCCAAGACCTACAAGAGCAGAAGCAAATGATGTTGCCAATGCAATCTTAGATGGAACTGACGCAATTATGCTTTCAGGAGAAACTGCAAAAGGAAAATATCCTTTAGCTGCTGTTGATGTTATGAATAAAATTGCTAAAAAAGTTGATGCTACAATACCACCATTTTATGTAGAAGGTATAATAAATAAACATGATATAACTACAGCTGTTGCAGAAGGAAGTGCTGATATAAGTGAAAGATTAAATGCGAAACTTATAGTTGTTGGTACAGAATCTGGAAGAGCTGCAAGAGATATGAGAAGATACTTCCCTAAGGCAAATATTTTAGCAATAACTAATAATGAAAAAACTGCAAATCAATTAATTTTATCAAGAGGAGTAATTCCATATGTAGATGCTTCACCAAAAACATTGGAAGAATTCTTTGTTATAGCGGAAGCTGCTGCAAAAAAATTAAATTTAGTTGAAAATAATGATATAATTATAGCAACTTGTGGAGAAAGTGTATTTATACAAGGAACAACTAACTCAATAAAAGTAATACAAGTTAAAGCATAG